GCTCAACATTCAAtttgtttctatatttatgtttgataataaCTGCAGTGTAgtgcgtattatatattgtaatattattattaattataaggtGCCGCTACACCAGCATATGTTTTCTCTGTCTATCTCCCGcacataatataggaacaaAGATACTCCGTATTTCCACGATTACGACTCTCTGGTTCAGTTTAGGGCAAAAGcaccttttatatattttataaagaagagtATTTCCTGTGCATTTAccgtatacattttgtatatttacatttttttataaatacaaacatgttttaatttataataatttcgattatttttaaccattaataacttattcaaaaatgtaaatactaaaaatctaTCCGGCCAATACACAGAAAATACTCttcttcataaaatatataataggtgctTTTGTCCTAAACTGAACCAGAGAGTCGTAATCGTGGAATACGGAGTATCTttgttcctatattatgtgAGAGAAAACGAATGCCGGTGCGGCggcaccttaaatattattataactagaaatattattaggtatataataatattattttaaatgtatacattagtaattttaatattatatagtccaCGGCCTAGATTCGCGCTGCCTACGGTCCATGAGTTAGGAACCGCTGCTGTTGTTAATCTGTATTAAAACCACGCCAACAAACAGAATAAATAGTTGTACCTTGGTTTATATTGTCTTTTATTCACAGTCCTACCGACTATCTTTAACTTCAAGTAAAAAACATTCCATCCTTTCACGACTGTAAATGCACCCAAAAATCCATTGTTAGAATAAAACTCTATACCAGCATTATTTTTACGTCTTGTAAAACACTTTCGTCGATTTCTACTATTTTGTCAGGGCCACCAATTTTCACGTCATGAGTTTTCGGGcttaaaaacacatatttcCCGCTTATAATTAATCCAATCCACAGTATCGCCACACATATTTAACtgtgttttacaaaaaaagcCATTTTTATGCAGTAGTCTTGATAGCCAAATTTTATTCTaactttattactataaactgTTATTTGATTAGGTAGTCGCGATAACCAATAAGTAACGTATTTTAGTATTCGAAATTTATGTaagtaagtaatttataatttataataatattacttgtatatagtcatattatcataattcatattaataaattatatttacttatattacctatagtaGCTAAAATTTCTAGTATCTAGTCTCTCGGCTAACCAAGaagaaatagtttttttttattataattaataggcacaatttataatattttagaattgtatttcatgaatttttttttatacaaatagcttaaaagtatttttagcttttcttattattaccaaacaaaacattttatattaacctaatttttttcagaCTTGGCTACacacaatatttaacaaatataataataacatcgtgccacaaataatatataactatatatgtctatatatataataaaaacatatatagtataataatataaaataagtaagtatTCATACCTACGGGCTACGACCTATACCATTGAATATGGCTCAtataacatgatatattatatgctatatcaataattaaagaaaactgATTAATGACTATTTCTATTTTACACCATTTTATTCAGTGGCATCATTTCAGTTTTTGAGAGGGAGGGGCAAAAGTTTTAACCAAccctcataataataataaaaaaaaaccgctcgcttacaattatattacaattacatttttatctcaaTACAAGCAGCCTTCTTACATAATTCTATACATACTAGTTAGTAACTAGTAGTTAGTATCACGGTTATCTGAGATAATCATGGTTATCCTAGCTAAAcctaataacacattttttgagatttaacaatgactaaataataaaatataaatatatagtacttaCCTAAGTAAAATGATAGCTAGTATTCTAGTGgctaatattacttattagcatagagtatatattatataatatacttaatactataAGCTACTATATAATGACTTATTTTGAGGGAAATTTTACCTCAGTTTATGTCCTATTTGCGCcaaatatgaatatacaacaattacaacaaataaaacaaaacattcaataaattattaagtatttattattaatttatgtttttcaagaGTTCCTTACTTCCTTATATGTTAGTCAATAACAgggtatcttctagtttttatAGCTCCAAACATGTCCACAGCttgattaaaatctattagtGAAGCTGTTTCTTTCTCCACagctatataactattataactaatatttaataaactaataaatattcagtCATATAGATACCCTAATCcctatacctaattatttacgTAGGTATTTGCACATTGCACGAGCCACGAATCatggttaaattttatttataaatagtgaaTGTCATAAATCATGTTTGTGGGCTTACGGGCCAAAACTAGCGCATACCCGGTACGGCCGTCCCGTTACTAACAAAGGGGGAAGCAAATGCCCATTCCGCCATCCCCGCCACAAATGCAGTCATGCAGACGCTActgattttactatattattaattaatatactgttAAAGGTACTAACCACTAAGGTATACTAAGTCATAGGCGTGCGCACGGGTGTAGCAGAAGGTTCATGTGCTGCATCTGTCAGTGTCACATTTTTTTGGGCCGAAATTCGccgaattcattatttaatataagtagtcAAGAGTAGATAAAATTGATCTgaaccaataaataattatttttacagtttttactAGTAGAGTGTAGACAAAACTATCGGTTAatacgttattaaataaaatgtataatatagtaggtactgtATTTTTGTGTTCAATGTTTTGATTATGGTCATCGGCCGGGAGGTGGTAGTGATTAGCGAGTTAGCTCTACTACTTACTAGCTAGCCGGCGCGTCGACAACTACCGCTGGAAAAGGAAAACCCTAGGTACGTTCTTGTTGAACAAAAATGACTGCTAAATGcaaatatcaatattgatgAAGTAATTGACCAGTTTAAATTAATGGTACCAAATAATAGAAgacttgtttaataataaatacaattggcCAATTGggtattctaattttattattactattattatcattatcattaattcagtacaatgtattttttttaaaacaataaattaactaagtCTTCTATGATGTCTTACAACTAATTAGATGTTATACAACTAATAAAGTCTGATAGTTTCAGTGACTTGGTGCTTTCAAAAGTAGTGAATAAATGTAAGGGTGTATGTTTACATTTgtcaattgttaaaaataaataattatatattacctatttcagCCACTGTATAGTAACAAGAACACAAtctgtgtataatacaatcaataattttgactGTTCAAAATTTATCTGGCCAATTGTTAAAAGATGGGTTgcttaattttgtatactgcATATCTGCAATCAAAGTCTGCGTACAACTATGTACCAAGTATACttgtgtatatacaatacatatattatcagctattagctataaaatacctaattagtaattacgtaacagcattaaaataactacaactgtaattactaattagtatcaaatacatttttcaaaatatttaaataatacgagtacgtaaatgttaatgttaaaaaaaaaataaaaatattgtcgataaaattatttacaattaccaACTGTCAGTGGCGCAACTAGAAAAACATTTCGGATGGGGggttacattaatataatatacgtatacgtatatacataagaTTGTATTATAGGCTATTATACTAGGCCTCAGAGAAATTTCGGGGGTGAGGGAGGCAACCCCTTAACTCCCCTCTGGTTGCGCCACTGCAAACTGTAGTgtaacgtttataaaataaaaattaattattgagggttttataaaatttagtagagacgaaataaaaataatttacccaTAGCATAACTATTGTAATTGTTATGTAGTTTAAGAGCCTAACAAAAACtgcttgttttatttaatattaaaggtgAGTACTTACATGTATACTAACGGTACTGATAGGTATACAAGACTAAATAGGCgaagtcaattattatttattatacccatAAGTTTCTCGCTCGCTTTGAGTTAAATGTTAAAGGTATAGGCATTAGGATGCTAGATATTTATATCGATCAAAGTGACCGATGGGAAGTTTCGTCTTCCGCCTCCTGACCTtagacaaaaaattataattatttataataaaatagttgttaTCAACTTATCAGTTTTCGTACCTACTATAAAATCTTCGTCGGGTGTTAATACAGTAGATCCAGTTCCAGTAGAATTTCGGTAATTCGAAAAATATAGACCAGAACACTGCCAGATTAATGGAGGtaaatatcatatacctaTTGTAGCACGATATATTCCAAATTCGTTAGCAAAGTTTACTAATTTGTCaccgtttatataaaatttctaatttctcGACTAAAGTTTAAGTAGGCAGTACCTATGCTTTCGTAACACAAGTACAATATCTAACCAATAAACACACACAACGTTaactgaattaaaataaataatcttttacCTATTGATTTATTCGAATTTCATCAGTTAGTACTTAGTTTTATCATTTACAATGatcattttatgattattttaattcaaaaatttaaaaacaaaatatgtatagcgGGTAGAAAGATTACTGGATGCACCGGATTATCGAATGgcctaattagtaattactgatATTCTACTCTACTGTAATACCATTGATTACAAATATAACTACTAtagtactatttataatcaatgataatacataatttcttattataaccaaataaatacttgtttttattaaaaaaacaataaaatcttAGAAATTAGTATCCAAATATCTATGATAAATAACATAGCCAATACAAATTagcaaatacaaaattataaaaaaatgttgggtATCTATAAGCAGCCCCAAAATTGCACCTATCATCTATGTGAGTAATGTGGATACCTCTACtcaatgaaaacaattaaaattataaataattacctactaGTACtttgtagtataattatagCCGGTTGTACAAAAAACATCTGATAATTTATTGGGTCCATAAGTCTTATcggtttaataaaatgttttatcgatggataaatattaaaattcattgtatatatattattatatttgtgaatataaaattatacgcaaatttacattttattcaaaaataataaaaaacaaatacctatttcattattatgttgataaactttcattaattttatcttattgaACCAATAAAACTCATTAGACCAAAATTGGgcctttaaattaatgaatcaaTAGTGACTAATGGTCAATAACTTATTGATTCAATAAGGTATTATGGCTTTGTGcaacgtattttaatttttatcgatttaatAGCTCAGTTATCAATACCTATTTATCGAATCAATATAGTTTTGTGCAACAGacccttaaaatataaataaaaaaaaataaaaaataaagttatgtaTAAATCGTGGTTTATAATGTTCCTATCATGATTAACTTACTATTAAATGtctaactattaactatatatgtcCATATTATATCTGTGCCCTGTGGTTCGTGAGATTATCTGTAAAAACGAATAACGATTGGATCTTGCGCTGTGATAAGTCAGTCttttaaacgattataaaGAACTCTGGTTCTTTGTAATTGTGGTCTTTTAAAGCTTATCAATATTccaacaaagaaaaataaataagaaaatgaaATTGATATACTATCTCTATCTACTATCATTGATAATATGACGTCCAATCAGAGGAAAGGCCTGGGACGACATGTGTGAAACTGTGAAAATACGATAGGTTTCATCAcagaatataacaatttaatttacaatattcaaattaaaaatttaagacgagtatttaaactaaaggtgtttaagtgtattttaaatcGTAGTTTCATATCAGAAGTGTAGACTGCgtttattcttataatgtcaattatatcatttaaaggATTTAGTTATGCTGGTAAAATAgttaaagtacctattattcAGTGTTTTTTAGCACGAAATGCATCCATTAAAAGTGAAGTGCAAgacattgatattataacaactaCGGCGGAAAATATCTTGTCGGAAAAGGAAGTGAATGCAATTTGTGACAAATCTCGCTTAAACCATGGACATCGCAATATGGTAAATGGTCGATTACCTTATGATAAACCTGTGCATAGATACCACAACACagtaaaatacaaaagaaGAATGTATGGCCGTTATGGTGATGCCAGTAATGTCTATCCAGGCTTGGCATGGCCAACACCTGAAGACTTAGAAGATATAAAAGAGTATGAAAGTGTAGCCTATCCATTAACCATTCAGGAAATGCAACAAAATGCAATGAAGATTATAGAATGTGAACGTCAAGAAATTCTAATGAATcaacaaaaaattgataacaatatgaaaaaattaaacggTTGGTTAAATGAAGTCAAAGAAAAGTCAGCAAAAAAATTACTTGAGGCGCAACAAGCTAaagaaaagaaagaaaaactaATTGAAGAagtgaaaaaacattttgggTATAAGATAGATCCAAAAGATGATAGATTTAAAGAAATGCTGGTCAAAAGGgagaaagaagaaaaaaagaaagtcagagaagaaaagaaaaaagttcGCGAAGAAAAACTTCTAAATTATTTGGATTCAAAagcaaaatagataaaaaaaaaatattttttaatattataaatgtaaataaaaatatacaaattaaataggtaaggaatgttgtatttatattttttccaataactttcaacattaataaatgtactCAATAGTGAATCTAGGATCAACATTGAAAACTAgcatagatataatatgtgtgacaaattgttttaatatattttttgattttcaaaactattttataatcaagtaggttagtattaataattataacatctacatttaaataatatactaaggacatttttcattttataaaattatattagtattcaaTCCAAagatatgttttatatcatgATCTTTGGAAACTTAACCGAACAGCCACATTTTAGGTTTAAAATTAGTGATTAGCTGAACttacttattgttaataaatttttttttatagattttctgTTGTATAGAAATctgattaatatatactataatagattAGTGGTTTGAACTCAATAAAGATTCAAACTATGTAATTCATTAGAgacaaaaaaactattaatttaatcttagATACATAGACGTGTTTATGGGTTTTGCTTGTCCTGCAAAATTTGATCtaacttactataataaattgtagtgTTTAATATAACCTTATTTTTTACTCAGTTTctgatttcatattttttttttaattttcatcatgtggacttgtaatatttataacactataaaaatttataattctagtACAGTAATCCCACTGTAGTGCATGACCTGCAAATGAGGCCTAGACACGCCTATACTTGGATAATACTTTGGTCAGTATTGAAtccaaattaaacattaatttattgctCTATTCTGAGCTTAaactaaagttaaaaatttatgagTAATCAACAATTTAAGTTAACTGGTAATTATGAGAAAACTGTAGCATCAAGATGAATAAAGATACATAGTTtatagttaggttaggtaattagattaaaagtttataatatagtaacaaaactacaaatgtataaaatattcaattcacCAGACCATTGGAATTAAGcttaaaatacataagaaAATCTTTGCACCTGCTACACAATAAGTCTACAAGTGGTTGAAATTACATCACATAATTTGTTCACTATTTAATCTATACTGTAGAAATACTACAGATCAATATAAATCAGTTTAATAACACTACCATTCAATCATggctaaatacatatttagccATGCATTCAATAACCTGCCCTAGTAAAATCTATCTCAAAGGAAGGGCGTTATGTGAAGATAAGCAAAAGTGTTTTCTAACcagacaaaaaattataaatactagatagtatcatattatttgccttctactaaattttttcaattataataggaTTTCATCCATTACACCACTAAATAACATCATTAGTATTTAACaccaattgaattattatttttccatgaGCAGATGAaagaattattgtaataaattaaaaaaaaaaacattaattttaatatacaaatgtaatttaaaaaacaaacttgatttttataaaatatttaatagtataatgtgatatcacattattaatagaaaataggaattttaatttaataatgtcccattctatacataattatttaatttcatccttgtaaaattattttgcgtAAGGTAAAATTTCAATGATATCTATTATAAGgaaatgtattgaattaataaatcatataattgaacaaaatgattaccaaataataacatactttaaacatttgaatgatgaattattattattattaatattcccaaatcagtattataaatgttaaaatgtgtacaaaattaaacCAATAGTCTTTCAATTTCAGTCTGAACTTGTTGTATTTGAGGCCGTAATTGTGAACCTTCATCAGTGGTAATGGAACACGCTATGACTGGCCTTGAAACACCACATGCTCGGCCTAATgctgtaaacatttaatatatatgtaaatttgattaaCACTTAATGCTTAcacataatcaatttaaaacactAACCTTGTTTTGatctaataaaaacatacggCACATTTTTGTCCTCACATAATAATGGCAAGTGTAGTAAAATTTCTAAAGGTTCTGCATCTGCAGCACAAACTATGAATTCAGAAATACctctatttaaagttttagtggctgaaattcataatacaattagcatattatcaattaaaaatactgatgataatattaacctTCATTTGCTCCTTTACGTAGTTGTTTATAGTTCATTGCTTGTTGaactaagtttaaaatttttgtggtCATCTGCTGATCAGCCAAAGGATATGCTTTAGGGTTAACATCTAATGTGATGCTCTGGTCGTCCAtcctaaaatgtaatacaaatattatattattcaaaggtTTACTGAAACACATATATATGATGGTTGAAACAATTGAAATTCACacaaaaattgtgtataataatctcGACTCCAAAGAAAGAATCAAGAACTTAGCTGtacaattctattttatgtCTGACTTTATGAAcaggtagtaaaaaaaatctgatttCATATCATACTAAAATGTTGATTAACTACTTTGTCGAGAAAGGCAAAAACGTGCAAAACATCTCTAGAACCTCATGTCAGCAAAAATCGCGTTTTCAATGTAACTTACTTTTATCGAAATCAAATACAAACAACCACCGGTGTGACACGCCTGTCTCATTCAGACGGAGTCATACGATCGAAGAGAGACAGCGCACAGAACAACGAAAATTAGACGCCTCGTGGCCGGACGGCTATCGCTACGACACATTCCGACATCAAAACAAAACAAGCAGGTAAACTGTGAATGTTGTCTAACCGGCGACACGTGCGTTTCGTTCGCACATGTCAATTCGAATTTTACCAATCAATCGAAGTTAATCTTCATGTCGAACACCTAATGTGAGTGAGCAGCGTTGGTACGTATACTTACTTTGAATAAATCGCGTTCGGTGGCTAATAATGTCTGGAATGGAATTGGacgtaaatattaatcaaacggcgaattatgtttacaattaCGAATATCGCGCTAACGAGTAATGTTAACGTATGTCGTATGATAGGTTATGTTGAACTTCTACATGGGGATGTTGTTTACAGCATGCCGACGATGTCTAAacattatggtataatatggTATGCTAGTTAACGGGAATGAGAATGATTCACTTTTCAGTGATCATGGAGTAAAATAAAGTTCGTCATTTATGCCAAGAAATATAAACATCCAGTAGTCCTTAGTCCTTGTCATGAACTAAGATATTACCACGATTTAAGATAGTAATTatcttactaattatattCTGTGATATTACTAAGATCTAATATCTTAGTTCGTGGTACTTGTaaagttgtaaatatttatttttattatgttgaatgTTCAAAGTTTCACAATAATCAGTAGGTACAAACTATGAATTAGATTAAATCTTACTCTGCGTTTGTATTATGCTGTGTACAAATTGCatttttgttgaataaaatgtataggctATAATAGCTATGACATTCCTCAAGAATTGAATCCAAGtgcaagaataatttttaaatccgaCTGGTACTGGATAGTTCCAGAGATAAGCGGGTTCAAACTACTCTTTAACCCTTTCAAACCCAAATTAACTTCTAccacaataaatttttttttttttaattttttacggaCTTAGGAGTATGTCCTCTATAAGTGACATTGGTTCACTAtggtaacaataaatattaaaatctaaacaattatcaataagtataatacgctataaaatataataaaaaaaatatatttatacttataaaaaaactttaaatagaaaaaaaatttaaaaaatctttgtGTGTATTAcctgtgataaaaaaaataacattctatatattacccataaatatacaaaaaaaaaacttttgttaacattttactgatgaaaattataaaaacaattacttgTACCATCAAGACATAAGtggatattacattttatgcaaaatatgTGCGTTTTTCTTTTACATCCAGGATTTTTGCATCTCGAAGTGTgactttttttatcaaactcaGGAAAATGATCAAATTTATCTTTTCGCACATCATCTGTTGGCTGACTAGAATCGACTTTTCGTACTTTGAGTATCGTTGAAACTTCATTACTATCTCCTGTATCTGCACAAGGTCTTCCTCTACGTTTTATTGGTACATTTTGGCCTACTTTTGTGTGATTTTCCGCAAGTGCCATTCGAAAATGTAgcaatcttttattttatttttatttatgttataatggtcagcgttttttttatattgtatccaCCAGTTAACAACTATTAGATCAAAAGCATGTACAATCATCCGTAGTGTCCATTTTTTTGAACGCATAAATGTTCGATAATAACTGATGAGTTGATCTACCTTATCGACACCACCCATTGATGTGTTGTATGCTGTTATTATTTCTTGCCTTTCAATATTgacgtacatttttaatttttatcccaACGTTTTACAGTGTCCATTAGTTCGGACCCTATATAATTGGAAACTAAGGTAACAGACCTTGTATCATACCATTTCAccatacataaattacaattctCCATATCAGTTGAAATTTTAAAGGCTGTACCTCTTCCCATTTTGGCTAATTGTTTATCGGTTAATAAGGGTGGATTTGCGAATCTATTAGTACGAATAGTACCAACAGAGTATGTTTGGTTAGCTTGCAActgttcaaataaattaaacgttgaaaaaaaattatcaaaaaaaggAAATGCCTATTTTTTTCAAGGTGTTTTGTTAAATGCAAAtaaagtgtaataaaatactaaatacgaTAGCGTAATACCAAGAATATTGGGTGTACGGTAGTACAGGCATACGGTAGTACGACAAAATAACGGAGTGACGATTATGAAATACGAACGTTGTGTCCCAATGTCTATTTTAAGAGACACGTTAAAAGCATACGATAAACCGGATTTAATAAACGGAATAAAGTGAGGTTTGAACCAAAACAATGCAATGGttgttataaatagaaaaaaaaaataaaacaagtcattatcattatcagttattaatctagtaatatttatatataccgaTTACATGGAATCCATTacgacaaaataatatcagatAATGAATGATATgtgaatatttatagaaatacgtataacacgtcaattataaaattatttttggattcTATGGTATTTTTCCTACAAACTCATTATACAATTGACTAAAATGCATCATCatagtaattgtaataaataatattttgccaTGTCTCTTAAAGAGGAAATGGAGTTTGAAAGGGTTAACTCTATTgtctctattttattatatagattaaaaatgtatacatttcaaataatttatagctagtatagtatgataataataaacgttgttttttctttaaagaatttttatattttataactgacCCGGCAAACGTTTCGTTACCTAATATCTATGGCCGCGagttacaattaatacaatttaaggtGGAGAGGGCTAATGCTTTTTTAGCTCTTTCTTCTTTGTCATAGGTTTTCCTATCAAAAAGATTTACAAAACCCCCaatggttatattttaatatgtggaATTGATTTCAATTAAtctgaatttgtaaatttgaaccttgatttttttttttttatgagcacATCCCATTTAtgcaaatgattataattttgaaaatattagtattaggtaataattgtatattataaaaagaatatattgtCTCTACCTTAAGAGttctctttattttaaaacacggTAATCGGTCAAAATATCATCCACGGATAAAATATCCAAATGTGTCCGTTTTTCCGAAAATAAGTCCTTACATTCCAAtttgttttctaataaaattaactcaaatgctcaaatagtataaaatattttaggtatataatgtatagttaaaatgtaaaataattttcaaacattttgacaaaacaaataaaattctataagttAAGCTTTTAATTACTGTTGATActtggtatatataatatattattatattaattacaatatacatattataatatataatattaacaaagcTCGCCAAGCTCAGCTCATAGATCGACGTgttgtatacacacacacatctaCGATAaaggtaaaatgtaataatatataataaataataattgtatttcaacTCGGAAATTTCACGAAATGCTATGCCATACGGACTATAAGCTGTGACTCAGTGGCTGTATCCAGGGGGGCTTTTGGGCTTGAGCCCACCccgaaatcttttattttaaatagtatgtatatatatatatatatatatatatatatatgttttttaattatttcctatTTTCCTATAGAGTTAAGTATGAATGTTTAAGCTCCCCCCCCCCGAAAACAAATCCTGGGTACGGCACTGgctgtacctattatactatacattattactacctatatttaGCGTCTGGTTTTCGAATTaagatagtataattattttttagcaaattacttaatatttttttgattgtgtgcatacattttattttatattatttgactaTTTAACTAATGTGTGTGCagtatattttgtgatattactattaacgtaatttatatattacataaattattcatatcttattataaagtaaagtGTAATGTAGTATGTACTTATTTTAGGAAAAAGGATAATTTGGATATTTAGACCTAGattcttaaaatacatatgaaa
This sequence is a window from Rhopalosiphum maidis isolate BTI-1 chromosome 1, ASM367621v3, whole genome shotgun sequence. Protein-coding genes within it:
- the LOC113548443 gene encoding growth arrest and DNA damage-inducible proteins-interacting protein 1 → MSIISFKGFSYAGKIVKVPIIQCFLARNASIKSEVQDIDIITTTAENILSEKEVNAICDKSRLNHGHRNMVNGRLPYDKPVHRYHNTVKYKRRMYGRYGDASNVYPGLAWPTPEDLEDIKEYESVAYPLTIQEMQQNAMKIIECERQEILMNQQKIDNNMKKLNGWLNEVKEKSAKKLLEAQQAKEKKEKLIEEVKKHFGYKIDPKDDRFKEMLVKREKEEKKKVREEKKKVREEKLLNYLDSKAK
- the LOC113547919 gene encoding NHP2-like protein 1 → MDDQSITLDVNPKAYPLADQQMTTKILNLVQQAMNYKQLRKGANEATKTLNRGISEFIVCAADAEPLEILLHLPLLCEDKNVPYVFIRSKQALGRACGVSRPVIACSITTDEGSQLRPQIQQVQTEIERLLV